The Odocoileus virginianus isolate 20LAN1187 ecotype Illinois chromosome 27, Ovbor_1.2, whole genome shotgun sequence genome has a window encoding:
- the HMGA1 gene encoding high mobility group protein HMG-I/HMG-Y isoform X2, producing the protein MSESSSKSSQPLASKQEKDGAEKRGRGRPRKQPPKEPSEVPTPKRPRGRPKGSKNKGAAKTRKTTTTPGRKPRGRPKKLEKEEEEGISQESSEEEQ; encoded by the exons ATGAGTGAGTCGAGCTCGAAGTCCAGCCAGCCCCTGGCCTCCAAGCAGGAAAAGGACGGCGCTGAGAAGCGAGGGCGGGGCCGGCCTCGCAAGCAGCCTCCG AAGGAGCCCAGTGAAGTGCCAACACCTAAGAGACCTCGGGGCCGACCGAAGGGGAGCAAAAACAAGGGTGCCGCCAAGACCCGG AAAACCACCACAACTCCAGGGAGAAAACCAAGGGGCAGACCCAAAAAACTG gagaaggaggaagaggagggcatCTCGCAGGAGTCCTCAGAGGAGGAGCAGTGA
- the SMIM29 gene encoding small integral membrane protein 29 isoform X2 encodes MSNTTVPNAPQANSDSMVGYVLGPFFLITLVGVVVAVVMYIQKRKRVDRLRHHLLPMYSYDPAEELHEAEQELLSDVGDPKVVHGWQSGYQHKRVPLLDVKT; translated from the exons ATGAGTAATACCACAGTGCCCAATGCCCCGCAGGCCAACAGCGACTCCATGGTGGGCTATGTGTTGGGGCCTTTCTTCCTCATCACCCTGGTCGGGGTGGTGGTGGCTGTG GTGATGTACATCCAGAAGAGAAAACG GGTGGACCGGCTGCGCCATCACCTGCTCCCCATGTACAGCTACGACCCTGCCGAGGAGCTGCACGAGGCCGAGCAGGAGCTGCTCTCAGACGTGGGGGACCCCAAG GTGGTCCACGGCTGGCAGAGTGGCTACCAGCATAAGCGGGTGCCCTTGCTGGATGTCAAGACGTGA
- the HMGA1 gene encoding high mobility group protein HMG-I/HMG-Y isoform X1, translating to MSESSSKSSQPLASKQEKDGAEKRGRGRPRKQPPVSPGTALVGSQKEPSEVPTPKRPRGRPKGSKNKGAAKTRKTTTTPGRKPRGRPKKLEKEEEEGISQESSEEEQ from the exons ATGAGTGAGTCGAGCTCGAAGTCCAGCCAGCCCCTGGCCTCCAAGCAGGAAAAGGACGGCGCTGAGAAGCGAGGGCGGGGCCGGCCTCGCAAGCAGCCTCCGGTGAGTCCTGGGACCGCGCTGGTAGGGAGTCAG AAGGAGCCCAGTGAAGTGCCAACACCTAAGAGACCTCGGGGCCGACCGAAGGGGAGCAAAAACAAGGGTGCCGCCAAGACCCGG AAAACCACCACAACTCCAGGGAGAAAACCAAGGGGCAGACCCAAAAAACTG gagaaggaggaagaggagggcatCTCGCAGGAGTCCTCAGAGGAGGAGCAGTGA
- the SMIM29 gene encoding small integral membrane protein 29 isoform X1: MHIRAAPSSDQQGEGRARHAPALHASSGAQPPQGRPAGRREAARPSPRSPRLPPAAVAWALQPRLSPLPDWRLRQAGCLRPSDWLHPDTAAPPVSPGPLITRLLALPGPRSQTRAFLSGLQRREGRPVTLPTSECPLDHGTGVRLGESGAPLGTETGGSALNLRWKPRRTGVTDLGASACSHP, from the exons ATGCACATTAGAGCAGCACCCAGCTCCGACCAGCAGGGCGAGGGGCGCGCGCGCCACGCCCCGGCCCTTCACGCGAGCTCCGGAGCGCAGCCGCCCCAGGGCCGCCCCGCGGGACGCCGGGAAGCCGCGCGCCCCTCCCCGCGCAGCCCGCGGCTGCCCCCTGCCGCCGTGGCGTGGGCGCTGCAGCCCCGGCTGTCTCCGCTTCCGGATTGGCGGCTCCGGCAGGCCGGGTGCCTGCGGCCATCGGATTGGCTGCACCCCGATACCGCGGCCCCGCCCGTTTCCCCGGGTCCTTTGATCACGCGCCTGCTGGCTCTTCCGGGGCCCAGGAGCCAAACGAGGGCGTTCCTTTCCGGGCTGCAGCGGCGGGAG GGTCGGCCTGTCACCCTCCCTACCTCGGAATGTCCCCTCGACCACGGGACGGGCGTGCGACTGGGAGAGTCCGGAGCCCCCCTGGGCACCGAGACAGGCGGCTCAGCCCTTAACCTCCGATGGAAACCCAGGCGAACCGGGGTCACGGACCTCGGGGCATCTGCGTGCAGCCACCCGTGA